The genomic segment AATCATTATTGGAACATTTGGCCATTTACAAGAGTTATATGGATAGGGTGGACCTTGACTTGGGCCCCGACCGTTATGCCGATGTTACCACCGATATGCGTGTGCAGAACTTTCGTGAAACGCAGGATGATTTTCTTGTAGCAACTTATTTTCGTTTTGGGCGTTATCTGCTGATTTGCTCTTCTCAGCCCGGCGGCCAACCTGCCAATTTACAAGGAATTTGGAATGATAAACTTTTTCCATCGTGGGATAGCAAATATACTTGTAACATTAACCTCGAAATGAATTATTGGCCGGCTGAGGTAACCAATCTCAGTGAGTTGCATCAACCGCTAATGCAACTTATCAGCGAAGTAAGTGAAACCGGTCGCGAAACGGCTAAGACTATGTATGGCGCTGAAGGTTGGGTGCTTCATCACAATACTGATATTTGGCGTGTTACAGGGGCTATTGATAAGGCTCCTTCAGGACTTTGGCCTACGGGCGGAGCATGGTTGTGCCGTCATCTGTGGGAACGTTATCTTTATACAGGCGATGTAGGTTTTCTTCGTACTGCTTATCCCATAATGAAGGAGGCCGCTAAGTTCTTTGATCAGATTATGGTGAAGGAACCGGTGCATAATTGGTTGGTGGTTTGTCCCAGTAATTCTCCGGAAAATGTACATGCGGGTAGCAAAGGCAAGTCAACTACCGCTCCCGGTTGCACTATGGACAATCAGTTGATTTTTGATCTTTGGAATCAGGTAATTACTACCGCCCGTCTATTGAATACAGACGAAACTTTGGCTGTTCACTATGAACAACGGCTTAGGGAGATGGCGCCTATGCAAGTAGGCCGGTGGGGTCAATTGCAAGAGTGGATGTTTGATTGGGATGATCCTAAGGATGTACACCGCCACATTTCGCACCTCTACGGGCTTTTCCCCAGCAATCAGATTTCTCCTTTTCGTACGCCCGAACTTTGGGATGCCGCCCGTACTTCGTTAATTCATCGCGGTGATCCTTCCACAGGTTGGAGTATGGGGTGGAAAGTCTGTTTGTGGGCCCGCTTGCTTGATGGCGACCATGCCTACAAGTTGATTACCGATCAGCTGACACTGGTGCGCAATGAAAAGAAAAAAGGGGGGACTTATCCTAATCTCTTCGATGCTCATCCACCTTTCCAAATTGATGGTAACTTCGGTTGTACGGCAGGTATCGCGGAGATGCTGATGCAGAGCCATGATGGTTTTGTTTATTTACTTCCCGCTTTACCCGCTAACTGGAAAGAAGGGCGTATTCGCGGCATTAAGGCACGTGGCGGTTTTGAACTTGACTTCTGCTGGAAAAACGGAAAATTGGACAAACTTACCATATACTCGTCGAAGGGTGGAAACTTCCGTCTGCGTACGCTTACTCCTGTTCAGGGCAAAGGACTAAAGAAAGCACGCGGTGAAAATCCTAATGCCATTTACGAAGTGCCTCAAGTCATGGAGCCGGTTGTGAATAAAGAGGCGAAACTCCATGAAGTTAAGTTGAAAAAAACTTATCTTTATGATTTGAATACCAAAGCCGGTGAAAGCTATACAATTGCCGGTAGATAGGAACGTGCGATTTAAAAAATGCAAAAAATAATAAATTCAAATATATGAGAAAGATTTCAATGATAGCGATGGCTGTCCTGATGTTTATGGGTAGCGGCGTAATGGCTCAAAAAGCTAAAACGTATATTCCTTGGGAAAACGGGAAATTGAAGGTATCGGATGAGGGACGATACTTAAGACATGAAAATGGTACTCCTTTCTTTTGGTTGGGTGAAACCGGATGGCTGATGCCTGAGCGGCTAAATCGCGATGAAGTGAACTATTATTTGCAAAAGTGCAAAGAGGCAGGCTATAATATGGTTCAAGTGCAGGTGCTTAATAGTGTGCCTTCGTACAATATTTATGGAAAAAGTTCTAATCCTGACGGGTGGAACTTTAAGAACATTGATAAGAAAGGCGAGTATGGCTATTGGGACCACATGGATTATATCATTAGGACGGCAGCTTCGAAAGGTATCTATAT from the Bacteroides eggerthii genome contains:
- a CDS encoding glycosyl hydrolase family 95 catalytic domain-containing protein; translated protein: MQTVADEARIYKLWYDEPAQVWTEALPLGNGRLGAMVYGTPAMENIQLNEETLWAGRPNNNANPNALEYIPKVRQLVFEGKYLEAQTLATEKVMAKTNSGMPYQSFGHLRIAFPGHTRYTDYYRELSLDSARTVVCYTVDGVRYRRETITSLADQVVMVRLSASRPGMITCNAHLTSPHQDVMIASEGDEITLSGVSSWHEGLKGKVLFQGRMAVRTQGGHSSCADGVLAVEKADEATFYLSIATNFVNYKDITGNEVERSKNYLHAALKHSYRQSLLEHLAIYKSYMDRVDLDLGPDRYADVTTDMRVQNFRETQDDFLVATYFRFGRYLLICSSQPGGQPANLQGIWNDKLFPSWDSKYTCNINLEMNYWPAEVTNLSELHQPLMQLISEVSETGRETAKTMYGAEGWVLHHNTDIWRVTGAIDKAPSGLWPTGGAWLCRHLWERYLYTGDVGFLRTAYPIMKEAAKFFDQIMVKEPVHNWLVVCPSNSPENVHAGSKGKSTTAPGCTMDNQLIFDLWNQVITTARLLNTDETLAVHYEQRLREMAPMQVGRWGQLQEWMFDWDDPKDVHRHISHLYGLFPSNQISPFRTPELWDAARTSLIHRGDPSTGWSMGWKVCLWARLLDGDHAYKLITDQLTLVRNEKKKGGTYPNLFDAHPPFQIDGNFGCTAGIAEMLMQSHDGFVYLLPALPANWKEGRIRGIKARGGFELDFCWKNGKLDKLTIYSSKGGNFRLRTLTPVQGKGLKKARGENPNAIYEVPQVMEPVVNKEAKLHEVKLKKTYLYDLNTKAGESYTIAGR